From Candidatus Poribacteria bacterium, one genomic window encodes:
- a CDS encoding LamG domain-containing protein — translation MFNRTIQSIYGPLTLCLILGIGLAILSHSGHTAEPEVWFSFKGEDANIAEDASGNGIDGVIIGGPQRVPSKEGVFGMGMEFGDNKEDFIEFDYLMPNPGTLGFWFKPYWDGAGDGTYRLFDASTVALSFSIGKGTLVGQLEDQFVFLIESALDIDALMTVPAADVVKKDEWMHIAVTWNFVDDAFIYINGEEVATKTGIGPFPEFHRPPRIGGNNKFNYRVAASGANGVIDEFAIYGEALSDKDIQTEMDLRVSDVEPEGKLAVTWGRIKSER, via the coding sequence ATGTTTAACCGAACAATCCAGTCTATCTATGGACCCTTAACGTTGTGTTTGATACTTGGGATCGGTTTGGCAATCCTTTCTCATAGTGGGCATACTGCAGAACCTGAAGTCTGGTTCTCCTTCAAGGGAGAAGATGCGAATATTGCTGAGGATGCCAGTGGGAATGGCATTGATGGTGTGATTATCGGTGGTCCACAGCGGGTGCCGAGTAAAGAGGGTGTCTTTGGAATGGGAATGGAGTTCGGTGATAACAAGGAGGACTTTATTGAATTTGATTACTTGATGCCTAACCCCGGCACGCTTGGATTCTGGTTTAAACCGTATTGGGACGGCGCGGGTGACGGAACTTACCGGTTATTCGATGCAAGCACGGTTGCGCTCTCCTTCTCTATTGGGAAAGGCACCTTAGTAGGGCAACTTGAAGACCAGTTCGTTTTTTTGATAGAGAGTGCTCTGGATATAGATGCGCTGATGACCGTTCCCGCCGCTGATGTTGTTAAGAAGGATGAGTGGATGCACATAGCGGTGACGTGGAATTTTGTAGATGACGCTTTCATCTACATTAACGGCGAGGAAGTCGCAACGAAAACTGGCATCGGACCGTTTCCTGAATTCCATAGACCGCCAAGGATTGGGGGCAATAACAAGTTTAATTACAGAGTCGCTGCATCGGGTGCTAACGGTGTTATTGATGAATTTGCCATTTACGGTGAGGCTTTATCGGATAAAGATATCCAGACGGAAATGGACCTCCGTGTCTCCGATGTTGAGCCTGAGGGTAAACTCGCTGTTACTTGGGGTAGGATAAAATCTGAGCGATAA
- a CDS encoding nucleotidyltransferase family protein — protein sequence MDNQVVLSKEFIKQTLVDNRQALQKYGVKRIGLFGSYVRGTATAASDIDFLVELERLTFDDYMGLAVFLEDLFEKDVDLVTPTSIKPGYKPYIEREVEYVTEL from the coding sequence GTGGACAATCAAGTAGTTCTCAGCAAGGAGTTTATCAAGCAGACCCTTGTGGATAATCGGCAGGCCCTGCAGAAATACGGGGTCAAACGGATTGGCTTGTTCGGCTCTTACGTGCGGGGGACGGCAACCGCCGCAAGCGACATTGATTTCCTTGTTGAACTCGAAAGACTAACTTTTGACGATTACATGGGGTTGGCTGTTTTTCTGGAAGATCTATTTGAGAAGGACGTTGACCTTGTGACCCCCACATCCATCAAACCGGGTTACAAACCTTATATTGAAAGAGAAGTAGAATATGTCACGGAACTATAA